The following coding sequences lie in one Novipirellula aureliae genomic window:
- a CDS encoding GDP-L-fucose synthase family protein has product MTQITGKIYVAGHRGMVGSAVCRRLAKESCQIITATREQLDLTDAAAVSEFFSDHKPDAVVFAAAKVGGVLANDTFPVEFLSDNVLMSTAAINAAYQANVNRFLFLGSTCIYPRDCAQPIQEDSLLSGPLEKTNEAYALAKICGLKLCQFYRRQHGVLFHSAMPTNLYGPGDNYHREHSHVLPALIRRFHEAKQNDDPEVMIWGTGTPRREFLHVDDLADAITFLLGTSEPPDWVNVGTGVDLSISELAKLVAQTVGYSGAIVTDPARPDGTPVKCTDMTKLHTMGWKHSIDLANGLEMTYHHYLEELESGKLRSV; this is encoded by the coding sequence ATGACTCAAATCACTGGAAAAATCTATGTCGCTGGGCATCGTGGGATGGTGGGATCGGCTGTGTGCCGACGTTTGGCCAAGGAATCGTGCCAGATTATCACGGCCACACGTGAGCAACTTGATCTGACCGATGCCGCCGCGGTTTCCGAGTTCTTTTCAGACCACAAACCCGATGCGGTTGTGTTTGCGGCAGCCAAAGTTGGCGGCGTTTTGGCGAATGATACTTTCCCAGTCGAGTTTTTGTCCGATAACGTCTTGATGTCGACAGCTGCGATCAATGCGGCTTACCAAGCCAACGTGAACCGTTTTCTATTTTTGGGCAGCACGTGCATCTATCCTCGTGATTGTGCACAGCCGATCCAAGAGGATTCGCTGCTAAGCGGACCGCTGGAAAAAACCAACGAAGCCTACGCATTGGCAAAGATTTGCGGATTAAAACTGTGCCAATTCTATCGGCGGCAACATGGCGTCTTATTTCACAGCGCCATGCCAACGAATCTTTACGGCCCTGGCGACAACTACCATCGAGAACACAGTCACGTTCTTCCTGCTCTCATTCGCCGATTTCACGAGGCCAAGCAGAATGATGACCCGGAGGTTATGATATGGGGAACCGGGACTCCGAGACGCGAATTTTTGCATGTTGACGATCTGGCCGATGCCATTACTTTTCTGCTGGGAACAAGCGAACCGCCAGATTGGGTTAACGTAGGAACGGGGGTCGATTTGTCGATTTCGGAACTAGCCAAGTTGGTGGCACAAACGGTGGGCTACTCGGGAGCGATTGTGACCGACCCCGCGCGGCCGGACGGAACTCCTGTGAAATGTACTGACATGACAAAGCTGCACACCATGGGCTGGAAGCATTCGATCGATTTAGCAAACGGCTTGGAAATGACTTACCATCATTATCTGGAGGAACTCGAATCAGGAAAACTACGCTCGGTCTAG
- the gmd gene encoding GDP-mannose 4,6-dehydratase: protein MKKTALITGITGQDGSYLAELLLNKGYEVHGLVRRSSTFSTERIDHIYQDVHDKPSLLLHYGDLTDGQALSNVVLEIEPDEIYNLGAQSHVRVSFDQPNYTLQTVGAGALNVLEAARLLNAKKQVRVYQASSSEMYGDVMAVPQSETTPFNPQSPYACAKVYAFHQTVNYRRSYDMFASNGILFNHESERRGETFVTRKITRAAGRIKVGLQEKLYLGNMDAKRDWGYAKDYVEGMWRILQHDEPDDFVLATGRTETVRDFAKLVFAQLDLDYLDYVEIDPRYFRPAEVDLLLGDPSKAKEKLGWEASTNLEELARIMTEHDLEIAKREAHAKSFVPN from the coding sequence ATGAAAAAAACCGCACTTATCACTGGCATCACCGGTCAAGACGGCAGCTATTTAGCAGAATTGCTTTTGAACAAAGGCTACGAAGTTCATGGGTTGGTCCGCCGTAGTAGCACGTTCTCTACCGAACGCATCGATCACATCTACCAGGACGTTCACGATAAACCAAGCTTATTGCTGCATTATGGCGATTTGACTGATGGACAAGCATTGAGCAACGTGGTGCTGGAGATTGAACCAGATGAAATCTATAATTTGGGCGCTCAAAGTCACGTTCGCGTCTCCTTTGACCAGCCCAACTATACGTTGCAAACCGTTGGTGCCGGAGCCCTTAATGTGCTCGAAGCCGCACGTCTGTTGAATGCGAAGAAACAAGTGCGCGTCTATCAGGCAAGTAGCAGCGAGATGTATGGTGACGTGATGGCAGTTCCGCAGAGCGAAACCACCCCGTTCAACCCACAATCACCCTACGCTTGTGCAAAGGTTTATGCGTTTCATCAAACGGTGAATTATCGCCGTAGCTATGACATGTTCGCCAGCAATGGTATTCTGTTTAACCACGAATCCGAGCGTCGAGGTGAGACATTTGTGACTCGCAAAATAACGCGAGCCGCTGGACGAATTAAGGTCGGCTTGCAAGAAAAGCTCTATTTGGGCAACATGGACGCGAAACGCGATTGGGGATACGCCAAAGACTATGTCGAAGGCATGTGGCGAATCCTGCAACATGATGAGCCCGATGATTTCGTCCTCGCGACGGGGCGGACCGAGACCGTTCGCGATTTTGCGAAACTCGTTTTTGCTCAGCTCGATTTAGATTATCTGGATTATGTTGAAATCGACCCTCGATACTTTCGGCCCGCCGAAGTCGACTTGCTGCTTGGCGATCCTTCGAAAGCGAAAGAGAAATTGGGTTGGGAAGCATCGACCAATTTAGAAGAACTCGCTCGAATTATGACCGAGCACGATCTGGAAATCGCAAAACGCGAAGCTCATGCGAAG